tttgtgtgcaggaaCTCGATTTCGGAAAAAGCTGTTCCACAATAGCTCTTCCACAAGAGCTCATTTCGAAaccaggctgctgtgcagacacaccctcgTGTAgttcctggggcagggctgttctGCTCACGGTGCTTGCGTGCTTAAAATTGTTGGGCTGTTCGGAATGAACCCCGGCGGTGCTCAGCCGGATGCAGAGGATGACTTTCACAGTCAATGTTGAGTTCAGTCACCGCACACCTCAACTCACATGTCCTTGCTTTGCACGTGTGTGACTGTAGTAATAACAATGGGGGGAAATCTACACTGACATAAACAAAGGAATGCGGCGACCCTTTGTctgagcaatggtaaacaaaacggCTCTCGGGTCCAACATTCAACCATGAGGAGCAGCAAGTTGCCCGTCATTGTGCTATAATGAATCCTTGAAACCTCTAAGACTGTTACTGAAAGCAATGAGTTTCAGAAGAGCTTTTCTCAGAGATTCTTTGACATCCTTGTTTCTcaggcagtagatgacagggttgagCATGGGAGTCAGGACGgtgtagaagacagagaagatTTTGTGTAGGACCTTGGGCGTGTTGGCTGTTGGAACGACATAGACAGTAATCAAGGTCACATAGAAAACTGTCAGtacaatgaggtgagaggagcaggtggaaaaggcctttttcctGCCAGTGGTggacgggattctcaggatggtGGTGATGATACAAACGTAGGATGTCAGGGTCAGAAGAGAAGACACAAATGTGCCGGTGGCTGCACTAACAAATGTCACCAATTCCAGAGTCTGGGTATCACCACAGGACAGTTTTATCAGGGGTGTAAAATCACAGAAAaaatggtcaatttctttggaaTCACAGAACGTTAACTGGAACAAGGAAATATTGACTACGCTGCAGAGCAGAAAGCTGCATATCCAGCACCCTACCACAAGCTGGCAGCAAACCCGGCCATTCATCAGAGCAGCGTAACGGAGTGGGtggcatatcgctaaataccgATCATAGGACATtgctgagagcagcagagatTCTGCAGTTATGAGGATACCAAAGAAATATAATTGTACAATACAGCCCTTAATAGAGATGGCTCGGTCcccagtcaggagactggccagcagcctgggcaggtaGGTGGAGGAGTAACCGATCTCCAGGAAGGACAAGTTTCCCAGTaagtagtacatgggggtgtgaaggtgcTGATCAGCCGCAAC
The window above is part of the Carettochelys insculpta isolate YL-2023 chromosome 32, ASM3395843v1, whole genome shotgun sequence genome. Proteins encoded here:
- the LOC142004472 gene encoding olfactory receptor 9G19-like; protein product: MGKAEGRNQTLIMEFILLGFGNGPEPQPLLFLLFLVIYVVTMTGNSLIVGLVAADQHLHTPMYYLLGNLSFLEIGYSSTYLPRLLASLLTGDRAISIKGCIVQLYFFGILITAESLLLSAMSYDRYLAICHPLRYAALMNGRVCCQLVVGCWICSFLLCSVVNISLFQLTFCDSKEIDHFFCDFTPLIKLSCGDTQTLELVTFVSAATGTFVSSLLTLTSYVCIITTILRIPSTTGRKKAFSTCSSHLIVLTVFYVTLITVYVVPTANTPKVLHKIFSVFYTVLTPMLNPVIYCLRNKDVKESLRKALLKLIAFSNSLRGFKDSL